In Spirosoma aureum, a single genomic region encodes these proteins:
- a CDS encoding NUDIX hydrolase — protein sequence MIDTSFHNFTEDLRKRLMKPLPGEVAHQKMASAARYRLGIKPNERTRRSAVLICFYPYQDSIYLPLILRPQYDGVHAGQMAFPGGRMERFDENLTRTALREAQEEVGIRVSDVKVLGLLTELFIPPSNFYVQPVVGMLPYRPDYYPDPREVEAVVEVDLDTLLDETIVGDSQIEVRGVVVDAPFYQIKGQRVWGATAMMISELLMIMDS from the coding sequence ATGATCGACACCTCGTTCCATAACTTTACTGAAGACCTTCGCAAGCGATTGATGAAACCGCTACCCGGCGAAGTAGCCCATCAGAAAATGGCATCGGCGGCCCGCTATCGCTTGGGAATTAAACCCAATGAACGGACGCGACGGAGTGCAGTGTTGATTTGTTTTTACCCGTATCAGGACTCGATCTATCTGCCGTTAATTCTTCGCCCGCAGTATGATGGAGTCCATGCGGGTCAGATGGCTTTTCCGGGCGGGCGAATGGAACGGTTCGACGAAAACTTAACCCGAACGGCTTTACGGGAGGCTCAGGAAGAAGTTGGTATCCGGGTGTCTGATGTGAAAGTGCTGGGTTTATTGACCGAGTTATTTATTCCCCCAAGTAATTTCTATGTTCAGCCAGTTGTCGGTATGCTTCCTTATCGCCCGGATTATTACCCCGATCCCCGCGAAGTGGAAGCTGTTGTAGAAGTTGATCTGGATACCTTACTGGACGAGACTATTGTTGGCGATAGCCAGATCGAGGTGAGAGGGGTTGTTGTCGATGCTCCATTTTACCAGATTAAGGGGCAGCGTGTCTGGGGCGCCACCGCTATGATGATCAGCGAATTGCTGATGATTATGGATTCGTGA